GGCGCGCACGCTCCTCGATGGCGGCCCCCACACGGGTTGACCCGGGTAGAAGCGGGGTCCCTTACGTTCGGGCGTTACGCTCCCATTCGCGCAACGGACGGGGAGCGGCCGGCCCGTTGGCCCCTGCCGGATCGCCTGGGGTGCGGTGCCCATCCCGACCCGATTGATTAAGATTGTCGTGTCGGCTCGCTGACCAGCGCAGAGAGATCGCTCCATGGCCCTGCTACCCATCGTGAAGGTCCCCGACCCGGTCCTTCGTCAGAAGACGAAAAAGGTCCGAAAGATCGACTCCTCTATCCAGAAGCTAATCGATGACATGGTCGAGACCATGTACGACGCCCCAGGTGTCGGCCTGGCGGCGAACCAGGTCGGCGTCTCGCTCCGCCTCTGCGTCATCGACTGCCCGGACTCTTCGCCCGGCCTCGTCGTGCTGATCAACCCTGAGATCATCCGGCGCATCGGTAC
This genomic window from Dehalococcoidia bacterium contains:
- the def gene encoding peptide deformylase, whose translation is MALLPIVKVPDPVLRQKTKKVRKIDSSIQKLIDDMVETMYDAPGVGLAANQVGVSLRLCVIDCPDSSPGLVVLINPEIIRRIGTRECEEGCLSLPGYKGVVPRSEKVVVKALNRDGRPVRYHADGLFAEAIEHEVDHLNGI